The Apis cerana isolate GH-2021 linkage group LG10, AcerK_1.0, whole genome shotgun sequence DNA window ggATGCATTAAGTGACcaactatttgaaatatatatacacaagttttttaatataattttggatCAATACACAACAAAAAACTGCATATTCTAAACTGCATAAACAATTatcttacataataataaaagtattttttttcaaataaaatgattgcttattaaatataaaaaagatttattgattattagatCATTGTGAAACTTACCATAAGAATAAGACTTTATGATGAAGTGTTTACATCATTTGTTAAGGAATTGAGAAGTGAAACTTTGTTATCCTCCAAATCGAGAGGATCCGAGGTATAAAGACTGGTCGTAGCTGTATCACCTGCCGTGCTAGTTACAGGAGATGTggcatttaagaaaatgtcaTCGtcgaaatctaataaatttgaagTAGGATTATATGCCATAAGTTCACCACCACTTGTTCCACTAATATTTTCTGCAActataagtaaattaaaaatatttagttagatttttaattatgtttaaataattacaatgtttaaataactacaattggaaattttaccATTAGCATGAtcatcttcctctttctcaGAATGTGGATTTAATTCTGGATTAACTGGCATACCAAACGACATTGGATCATCCGCTCCAAAtaactgaaaattatttgcagttaatgcatattaattaataaacaaaaaatttattttatttattaaattacttacaCCAAGAAGTGTATTTGCATCAATACTATAACCCTCGCTACGTAAGATTTCACGGAGATTGTCCAATTCCGTTTGCATTGTTTCGAGATGATTATCCATTTCCTCCCTATacagaattatttaaagtagatcaaaatgtataaacatattaaagtCCATACTTTGTGAAtcaaaaaggaaaatgttgtaaatccttttaatattcttcctgaaatatataatctttctaTATGTTTGAATGACTCCATAagcagatttttaatttaattaattaaattaattaatattttttatttaattaaattaatatttttatttctcttttttgttaagttaaaaaaatatttgtctcaacaaatatatataataaaacagaatatttatccaatataaaataaaaattaatgacttttttttataattacttactTATGCAatcaaatcaaagaaatttataagaaagagattgagtatttttttcaatattattttgcaacattaataaaatattggcaTTTTTGCAGTGCACGACTTTCAAAACGttttatattaagtttaaattaataatttatattgagaaatattcaAACCAAATTGACCTTTAGAAACCAAAAAATAAGATGAACaactaataaaacaattatattataagctaAATGAGAATCTAACAATCGTAACACTACAATTACCAAATATATCATAGGtataagataaaagataaaaatagtttcatataatatatctcaaaaatgtaatttataatttcaataatttagaaagaagattactttgaataaaataaattatatatatatatatatatatatatatatatatatatataatttatatgaattcatttttattacttttaatttaaaataaattttttttgagaaactgAATACTAGATTTTTgtgattttctttaaattaaatagaagtattaaaattgataacaaagaaattataataatttctatataatatatagataatttggaatatatatgagaaaaatGATACCAAGAATCCTCTATTCTTCAGATTTTATGGAATATCGTGAAATCCCTAAAGATCATAGGCAACCATTTAGAGATCTAATAAAAAgtcatcaaattattattagtagaatgttataaattgaaaCCTTTCTGATTGTAATGCGAATAGAGATAAATTGGCTCCCACCTCTGTTTTTTGATTAAGAAGTTCCACTATAGATAAGTGGAATGTGCAgcattcaacattttttttacccATGGTCTGTGTTGAACTTACATTGAACCTAACCTGTAAGCAGCGTCACACATGCCAGAAGAAATGACACAACttagagataaattttttgaattgctTGTGCTTGCTCCATTGCAGTTGTCTTTTTCTTGCTCCAAACATTTCTCAGCACCATTTGTATAGgaatttcttctattattctGTTCATTGTTACCATCTACTTTGTTTAGTTGATCAAATGTAGTGTCATTTTCACTAGTTTCAGAATTGCCATTATTTTCACTAAAGTCATTTTCATTACTTTCAATATCTTCGTTGATGATTTCTGGCACTATCAAAATGTCCTCAAGTTTCACTAAGGTTGGatcattttcttgaatatcttccTCCAAATCTGTTGGAGTTTCTATATCGAGCTCATGCTCTGTTTCAGTAGTTTTACTCATATTAGCTGCCATTGCTGCGAGTTTTGAACTACGTACAGTTGCCATAGGTACTGGTTTAGAAACTggtttattttccaataaagcGATCGTCACTGATGAATCCTCTAATGGCATTTCAAGCATATGTGTTTCTTCCCTAAAAAAGTGAGATAAGCAGTTGCCAATCTTCGTTCTTGAGCTTTTAAAATCGTTGCTGTGCCATAATCTGTTTTTGAACACATTTTTGACTACAATTCTGAATGATGGAAGTATTGCAAGAGCATACACAGATGAATTTAAAGCATTATTACAAGAACATGCTTCTAAGTaggcaataaattataattattataatattagtcAAATTGTAATActtcttttataatagaaatctaCATAATGAAAAACAGAACATAGTATTATACTAAagtgatgtatatatataaaatatatataaataagaaagttaaagaattatttttttgatttgataatattaaatgtattcattcttttttattttatttataaaaattatttctgttatttaaaagaaaagtaaatatttaatggtcAATTTagtttgatttctttttaaaactgcttattataaaaaattaatactacgatttaaatactatatatataaagaattatatttattatttgtattatataaaatataaataacttatatatataactaaatttgaaaaaaaaaacacaatcatgcatggaataaatttaaaatatgcaatcataaatatatctcttattttaaatatgctataaaaaatatgtaaataagaacaatttttcatgcatatacatacatacatatatatgtatatgtatatatataaaaatttggatgataataaaaataaatttcacgatatcttgtatgtaataaaataaatgaatttttatcatcaatttaatagaataataattattacatcagCAAGTGTACTCAGAGgcataagtaaaaatataagtaaaataatgacAATGATAGCTATGAAATGATAGctagtgataaaatttttaataaattagattgaattaaatacaaataatttaaccaAGGATTAACAAGACTTCTCTCATGAAAATAacaaactattaaaataatattttccaagctttaactttctttaaatttattttaaaaaattataattatatatattattttaaagaattataattaatataaaattaaaaaaagcaacTACTGATAGTTGAAAGATTGGCAGACTAAAAGAAGATCATTTTagtattaactttttataagaaatgctttcaaaaaagaatattatcgcAATATTGCCG harbors:
- the LOC107993102 gene encoding heat shock factor protein 1 isoform X4, which encodes MHTIPELGTSVPAFLAKLWKLVEDPETDDLICWSPNGRSFFIRNQAQFARELLPHYYKHNNMASFVRQLNMYGFHKKVSVELGGLKCDRDEMEFAHQFFCKGHPYLVEHIKRKIASSKGQDPTLTPIKPELMNKMLTEVRSMRGRQEHLDSRLGAMKRENEALWRELAMLRQKHLKQQQIVNKLIHFLVTLVQPSRNGGLSVKRRYPLMIDDSSRQRNKQAKLSKSQASPAGPVIHELDASEPDLDSEYIVAEMLEGHPNPAIESPEHNNTLIMEDNNMETIHLVDDSVQLQDDIQLINAQEIEAKKKRGCKGKKKEETHMLEMPLEDSSVTIALLENKPVSKPVPMATVRSSKLAAMAANMSKTTETEHELDIETPTDLEEDIQENDPTLVKLEDILIVPEIINEDIESNENDFSENNGNSETSENDTTFDQLNKVDGNNEQNNRRNSYTNGAEKCLEQEKDNCNGASTSNSKNLSLSCVISSGMCDAAYREEMDNHLETMQTELDNLREILRSEGYSIDANTLLGLFGADDPMSFGMPVNPELNPHSEKEEDDHANVAENISGTSGGELMAYNPTSNLLDFDDDIFLNATSPVTSTAGDTATTSLYTSDPLDLEDNKVSLLNSLTNDVNTSS
- the LOC107993102 gene encoding heat shock factor protein 1 isoform X3; translation: MHTIPELGTSVPAFLAKLWKLVEDPETDDLICWSPNGRSFFIRNQAQFARELLPHYYKHNNMASFVRQLNMYGFHKKVSVELGGLKCDRDEMEFAHQFFCKGHPYLVEHIKRKIASSKGQDPTLTPIKPELMNKMLTEVRSMRGRQEHLDSRLGAMKRENEALWRELAMLRQKHLKQQQIVNKLIHFLVTLVQPSRNGGLSVKRRYPLMIDDSSRQRNKQAKLSKSQASPAGPVIHELDASEPDLDSEYIVAEMLEGHPNPAIESPEHNNTLIMEDNNMETIHLVDDSVQLQDDIQLINAQEIEAKKKRGCKGKKKEETHMLEMPLEDSSVTIALLENKPVSKPVPMATVRSSKLAAMAANMSKTTETEHELDIETPTDLEEDIQENDPTLVKLEDILIVPEIINEDIESNENDFSENNGNSETSENDTTFDQLNKVDGNNEQNNRRNSYTNGAEKCLEQEKDNCNGASTSNSKNLSLSCVISSGMCDAAYRLGSMEEMDNHLETMQTELDNLREILRSEGYSIDANTLLGLFGADDPMSFGMPVNPELNPHSEKEEDDHANVAENISGTSGGELMAYNPTSNLLDFDDDIFLNATSPVTSTAGDTATTSLYTSDPLDLEDNKVSLLNSLTNDVNTSS